The Brassica napus cultivar Da-Ae chromosome C1, Da-Ae, whole genome shotgun sequence DNA segment AACTAATGTACCAAAGATTAGAAAGATTATTGTTATATAAAGAAATATCCTAGCCAAATAAAACTCGTCTAAATAACAAGAATATATTGGACCCATTTATTTTCCATTctaaaataactttttaaatatttttttaactcaactctatttttcattctataataaaataattatgaaattatttttaaaatataatgatgCAATTTTTTGTGCTTTAACTCTAAAATATATAGGATTAGGGTAGAATTTCACATTACTATGTTATTACTctttttgaaattgaaaaatagGATAATATATTAGAGATATACTCTAAAACAAATGTTTCTTCCAGTCATCGTTCGTGTATACATGATTTTAGTAtttacaattttcaaaaaataaaaaaatacatttaaaagtatcttaaaatacatatagcataattcaattaaaatattaGGTTTATTAAAGAACTAACATGTTTTTATCATGTGATgtcattacaaaataataattacacTAGTATATCTAGcactagtatttttttttttcaaagctAGCACTAGTATATACCTGGTATATACatcataatttaataaaatactatatttaataaataactaatagggcaaatcttcaaaatagcacatttctaagtttatatcacaaaaatagcactcaaaaactaaaatgaccaaaatagcacctttctaagtttatcctttgaaaattttaatttttttctttttcaaattttgaaatcttatccccaaaacctcatttctcaactctaaaccctaaaccctaaactctaaaccctaaatcctaaaccataaaccctaaactctaaaccctaaaccctaaactctaaaccctaaaccctaaaatctaaaccctaaaccctaaactctaaaccctaaaccctaaatcctaaaccccaccttttaactctaaactctaagtttgtgacttttgataaaacattaagtgctatttttgtgacttttgatcttgagtgctagtttgagaacataaacttgatttagcgctatttttatctttttctctaactaatatatgttttatgtgATGTCATTACAATATAATATTAAACGAATAATaccaaaaacattattaatgttgttttattaaaattttaataaatcagtGTGCTGGATCGTGTCTTAGAATTAGCTCACATTAATATATAGCATCATTTAATAAGatattagatttacaaataacTAACAAGTGTTTAATGCGATGTCTTACCAAATAATATAAGCTAAAACGaatgttaattttaattatcaatGTGTTGGATCGTGTTTAACAATTACACTCGCCTGAGGCGTATCATATTAAATCTACGTATGCACGTTTAATTCGAAAAACATTATAGTATTTAACGCGGCCGAACCACCGTTTACATATCATTAAGAATGACAATAATTGGTGGGGGGAATAAGTGTGCCAACTCTCTTGAAAGTACATGTTGGAGGAGACGTGAGAGAAAACGAGGGTGCAAGATTCATCTGATTAGTCTAGCAAAGGTCCAAGCCTCGCCTCGAAGACATGTAATCCTACAAAATTCTTTTCAGAGCATTCAGCGAAATAGTATTGGACGCAGGTATTTAGGTCTGATTGGTgtaaccgcagcggttgcggaAGTTTGCCAACCGCAGCGGTTGCAGAAGTTTGCCAACCGCTGCGGAAGTTTGCCAATGCAGATGGTTGTGCTTTTAAGCGTTTTATAGAAATTTGTACGACAAGTACATCGGTTATAAATTAGTACGTTTGTGGAACTCTTATGACTTGTTGACTACCAAATGCAACAacgattaaataataaattaataatatttacattttatataataataaaagtattaaaaatcctaatattataggaaatataaaaattatatttatacatactattaaattttaaaaaattatagaaaatatttttgttttaaaatttttataatataaattaaaatataatatgtatacatttaacaatttatattatttcaatttaagttttttattgaatatttttaattttaatttaattttttatttttttaaaagaaacaatTTACTGTCCCGCAACCATCCgtaaccgcaaacgctagctggaaccagcttttgattttaagaggttcggtGTGGTTTGAAGCGAGTTGTAATGTTTTATGTGATTGTTtcaaaacgccaacaaccgctaccaaccgcaaaaactGTGTTTGCGGGTGGCAGTGGAAAACCCAGTCATGCCTGTATTCGTTTTATAAATAGTTATCACTCGTTTTATATTATTGGTTTTGTATTCGTTACTTGGTCTCgtatctattttaattttttaaagtatttatcgttatcaaatatgatatcaaatgttagaattttgaattttcataCTTGAAAATACAAAACAAGTAATATATAATGTACAAAAATTAACTATCTGGTTTGATATTACTTTATACttacaactaaaaataaatcatacatTGATGAATTCTATTATTTGGGCTGAGACCGGAAAATGtctattatataataagaaTAGCATATATTTTCAAAAGCTTAAacctagcaaaaaaaaatttgttgttgTAAAAAGTAAACCGTACTTTgagaataattattttgtttagagtaattttagtgtaaaataaacaaaacaaaatcacacGTCTACCTCTATAAGAatgttatttagaaaataattctTAAGTACTTGAAATATTTGAACATAATTCACAAATGCTCGTACATAATTCATAAAAAGTGCTTGTTATTAAAATCTCTAACTAGTCTTTGACTCGCACGTCTGAGAGGATAACttacaattttataaatgtattaattttgatattatcgttaaatattttaaatacatgattttacattttagtgttatataattcTGTAAGTTTATTGGTTATGTTTTTATTCGAcactattaatatataataatttattttatacattttatagaATTTAATAGCTCAGATATTTGGAATATATTggatttaaataaagaaaaagtgtGCATTTATCAGTATCTTATAATCAAAATTAGGAGTACTTTTAATTACAACATAAAcacaataactaaaatataaatttatctaAATCTGATTGCGTAGAGTATCAAAATATGGTAAATTTTTGTTAGTTAGCTTGATAATAGGAAGtagtagtttttattttaattaaattaggaaaatacaATAAATGCTTAAAATTGAGcttattaattatttcaatattaattatttcattGGCATAAAATTGTAAATAAGTTGTAAGTTTAAGGAGTAATTCTTATttgtacttttattttaatagtatagatgaaatctatattattattttcatgtcaaaaaaaaaatatatatatatatatatagatatatatatatatatttatttatgtttcagTGGGATTTCTTGCGATTCCCATAAACAATTTATCATTATAGACTTTTTAGATATACTATATTATTCATAGATATAGCTGGTAAATTAGAATCTGGATCGCGAGCATGTCTCGTAAAGAACTATTGCTGGTGGGTTTGGACCGGCGTTATGTAGGCACAAAAAAAAGTGAGCCTCGTGAATAAATAAgtactagattctgacccgtcCTTCGAAggacgggtatattttttgttttaactttattttttgttttaatcttttaaaaaagaattatcttcatatttgtatttttctttataatcatatttgtgtttttctttgtaatcatatttgtgtataaatattaatcaaagtttattttataaaataattgcaATTTAAAAGTTGATTCGGCGTACGgttctttgtaatcatatttctATATACCCATTTTTATAATCATAAATCATATTAGTCTGTTTTAGATCTTGACCCAAATGTATAATGTTGGTTtgtagttttttgttttttatgtttctataaatatgtaacattttctgtatttttttcttatatgttaaaaaatataatttatatacagtTATAAAACGTAGGGTTATTCTAACATAGTGGTTAGtgtatatttatagaaaacgtaaggttatataatgtatattattgtagggttagtttttttttacttgttgaTAACTGTTCTAATGGTATTGTTTAAATAGaatatagttattatataaagaGAATAATAAGATGTTTCTTAAATAAAGCGAATAATAGTTGGATATAATATGTATCTATAGGCTATGATTATGTCATAATATAAtgtatgatttaattttttgttttaagttaaGCTAATTTTTTGAAGATTTGAGATAATTCAGACCCGCAatatggttttgttgatttaaccatttattattttaacCTGATTTTATTTCAGtggtttaatttaataaatcaacAGAATAATCCTGAAAATTGTAATCATCAATtaaaacttatatttaaaatatcatatattttatttttattatataaatcatGATTGAAATAATAGTTAGTTAGTAAATATTTTGGTTCAatctattgatgaaaattttaatgaaatttttaatatgttacaAAATTTTAGTGATTTAACCCATATTCATGTACTACGTTGAAGTAATGTTAAAGCTCAACATTTTTTGGATCTGTATTGTAATAAACTGagtttttttccaaatttattCAAATGGTATATGTTGATCTTAATTTTAAAGATTAATAGTCTCTACAAAAGTatataatcaatactattaaatttatatcaaatgcATGGTAAGTATTATAAATATACCTATATAATCTGATTAGAAACGTATTGAAATTGACATTAGGAATctaaatgttttgcttttatattttctgaaggtaaaaatatttagtgaAACATGTTAAACTGATTGCACTTTTTAAAACTCATACTCATTTATGAAATCCTCACACAAACCATATTATCTTATTCAAAAAGGGATGTATTGATACAATTACCATTATACTGTGAGTAATATGAGGTACACTGTAAAATATTGCATCAgtactattataaaataaaggATATGAATGGTATATGATAAAGGATGAAATGATGTTTGACCTTAACAACAAAATCGTGTGTGgttggttaaaaaaaacaaaatagtgtTGGTCCCGAAAAAGTTGTATATTGGGTTATTAACCGTATAATGGAAAGTGATTAATAAGTTACTAAATGAACCCAACTTTAttgtgttttaatagtattgatgatgTGGTATTGGGCTTAATTGGGCTTACTGCAGGAAGGGCCTCACGCGGATCCACGAGAGAAGACATGCTTCACCaaaagattttttatattttcaccttaattaaaaacaaaagagaaagcgATGGTCACAACTCGACTTTGATCTTAACCGACAACCTATGGATCTCCGGTGATGGCGGTTCGATATTCGACGAAGCTTCCGGTCTCTCATGTGTCTTTGACATGCACTAGTggagcttctttgagtttcgaATGAATTTTCATTGTTCATCGAAGAAACTGATGGAGCACCGATGATGTGTTCTTCAGCGACAGTGTTTCCAGACTCTCCTTTTTTTTCTggagcttctcttcttcttcgatcCACCACTGGagcttctctttttctttcgaCGGTTTATTTGTATGCAGGTCCGTAGGTTTGTGCAGTCAATGAAAGAATCCCGTCCCGCGGACCAAGCCGCTAAGGCTCATACACTTTGCAGGATGGTTTGGTCAGTCTTTCCGGAGTTCGTGATTTGTACGGGATAGACCCACTAAGAACTGCTCAAAACCAAACTCGCATCGGGCGAGATGGGGCGGGAAGGCCCAATTGCCATCACTAAATCACTACCATTTCTGAatctttaattcttttttcCTTCAGAACAAATAATCCAAATTGGAATATACATTGGTTATTCAAAAAATGTTTGGGCTCGATCGAATTTAAGAGAGCTCATATTTATAGGACATATGTACATTCAAAAATTACACGATTGATAGATTTATCAAGTTTTTCACATCTGGAACAATGATTGTGACATCACATATGACAATATGTTAGATTCTTTGTAACCGCTAAATATTATTCGACCATTTACCGTATTAGatgttgaatcttttttttaacgctAGATAACTATGCTATTACacttatgaaaaatattacagaCGATTCTACAACCGATAATTCTACCTGCCATATGAGGATTCACGtctgactgcatcacctgagccgccCTATGGGATCTACGCTTGACGGTACTCTTTGCGCCATGCTGCAGATCTCTTGTAAGccttttttcctttaattagcATAATTCCATATTTTCCGGAAATTGAAACTCATACTTCCTGGTGAAAAAGCATTAATGAACCATTGGTTAGACCACTAATAGGGGGCTTCCACAGATGTTGAATCTTTGTGGGACATTGATTCTCCAAATAAAGGCTTGAAACTTTATGTTACCATATTTTGAGGTTTACATCCAATAACATTCTTGCAGCCcaataacaatatatattatactttttgtGTAGCTCTAACAAAATCTGTCATTTCTATTGGATTAGGTATCAGCCAAACTCGGAATGGTTTATACTGTTATAGTTAACCACAGTGTTATAACAGTTATACATATGCATACTCTTAAGCATATCTCCATGTATATATTTGACGATCACTTGACCACATCGTCATATAACTGGTTCAACTCTTTGAGGGCTATTCTTGATGTTCAGCATTTTTTCTCTTGATTATTCGTACTTTAATTTTGACAAAGCTAAACATAAAATGTAGAGTTGGTGAGTAAATGAAGAAAGTCACATTTAAGTGACTTTTAACAATGCCTCATTCAATTCTATTTATCAAATAATGTCTAACAATCGTATTTGTCACCTAACTTAAATGTTAGGTTCACCGATCAATAGgtttgtgttatttcatattcgacattttataaaaaaaaattaaatattgtcaaattatattattttttaaaaaattaaaaggtaaaaagaaataaataaaaaatagtagtaattacaaaaaaaatatttttaatgtcgtcagcaaaacattaaatcctaaatcctaatccctaaaccctaaattctacaccctcaacccttgggtaaaccctaaactctaagataaatcttaaactctaaatcaaaatcactaaacactaaaacactcaagggtttagggtttattatttagggtttagggtttagagttttagtgtttagtatttttatttagagtttaagacttttccaaagatttagggtttacccaagagtttatggtttaggatttaggatttaggggttaggatttagtgttttgctgacgacgttaaaaatattttttttttaattttttttctgtaactactattttttttatttttttttattaaaaacataatataatttgacaatattttgtttcctgttttaaaagatattgaatttgaaataatgaaatcttattggttggtgaacgtAGAGGATACTCTTCGTTTTATACCAATAATTCAGTAGGTCAGGTCTCAACTTGCGTCCACCGAGTCCAAACAACATTTTTTATCTTAAGAGATTTTTCGTCACCACTAACGTCACAAATTGCGTTGTTCAATGTACTTAGTGAGGTTGCtttctttttcctcttttttaatagtatagtttTTATCACTTAGATCTATCTCAGTATAATCTCTATAAATCTAAACATGTGTTATGTCTTTCATTAactacaaacacacaaacataaaGAAAATGAGTAACGATAATGATTCATCGAAGTCACTCACCGGACCACACTTTCTTTTTGTGACATATCCAGCCCAAGGCCACATCAACCCATCTCTCGAGCTAGCCAAACGCCTTGCCGGAACCTTCATCGGAGCTAGAGTCACCTTCGCAGCCCCAGTCGCCGCCTACAACCGTCGTATGCTCTCCAAAGAAAACGTCCTCCAAAACCTTACCTTCGCCACTTACTCCGATGGCCATGACGACGGCTTCAGACCCTCTACTTCCTCCGACAAATCTCGCCAACAGAGCTCCCGACAGTACCTGTCCGAAATGAGACGACGTGGGAGGGAAACGCTAACCGAACTAATCGAAGATAACCGGCGTCAAAACCGGCCTTTTACCTGCGTGGTTTACACCATCCTCCTCACTTGGGTCGCTGAGCTGGCGCGTGAGTTTCAGATCCCTTCTGCTCTTCTCTGGGTCCAGCCCGTGACCGTCTTCTCCATCTTCTACCACTACTTCAACGGCTACGCCGATGCAATCTCGGAGATGGCTGATAACAACCCTTCTGGTATTATTAAGCTTCCCTCTCTGCCACTGCTCCGTCTCCGTGATCTTCCCTCCTTCATCGTCCCTACAAACGCATATGCGTTTGTTCTACCGGCGTTTCGAGAACAGATAGAGTCACTGAAGCAAGAGGAAACCCCTAAGATCCTCGTTAACAGTTTCCAAGAGCTTGAACAAGAAGCTCTAACCTCGGTTCTTGATAACTTCAAGATTGTCCCCATCGGTCCGTTGATTACCTCGAGGACCGACTCCGAGACTGACGCTGAGTACGTCGAGTGGTTGGATACAAAATCAGATTCGTCTGTGCTTTATATCTCGTTTGGGACGCTTGCCGTGTTGAGCAAGAAACAGCTTGTGGAGCTCTGCAAGGCGTTGATAGAGAGTCGGAGGCCGTTTCTGTGGGTGATTACGGATAAGTCGTACAGAAGAAGTAAAGAAGATgtggaagagaaagaagaagagatcatAAGCAGTTTCAGAGAAGAGCTCGAGGAGATAGGAGTCGTGGTTTCTTGGTGCGATCAGTTCAGGGTTTTGAAGCACAGGTCGATCGGTTGTTATGTGACGCATTGCGGGTGGAACTCGTCGCTGGAGAGTTTGGTCGCGGGAGTTCCAGTGGTTGCGTTTCCGCAGTGGACTGATCAGATGACGAACGCGAAGCTTCTGGAAGATTGTTGGAGGACAGGTGTGAGGGTGATGGAGAAGAAGGATGAGGAGGAAGTTTTGGTGGAGAGTGGGGAGATACGGCGGTGCATTGAGGAAGTGATGGAGGAGAAGGCGGAGGAGTTTAGAAGAAACGCGGCCAGGTGGAGAGATCTAGCGGCGGAGACGGTGAGAGAAGGAGGATCTTCGTTTAATCATCTCAAAGCTTTTGTCGATGAGCACATGTGAGATTCGGTCTAGAAGAATTCAGTTCCACAGCTTCTTTTCTAAgagtattattttaatttccaaATTTATTTGAAGTCTGTTATTTAACTGTTAAAAAGTTATTACAGCTGTTTTTTGTGATTAAGAGATTCCCAGTCAGTAGGTCCATACATTTTCTTAAAGAGTGGGCACAAGAACTAATTTAGTTACACCACTTATTGTCCTTGCTGAGTTCATCAATGTATGATATCTCTCAGTCATTTCTATTTGTTTGTAATCATTTAATAaacgtctttttttttgtgcaacagaATAAACGTCTTTCAAATAATTCAATGTGTGCCATATTCATTAAACAATTGGTTGATTTTAAAGTTTGACAAAATGTAATTTATTGAAGATGTGAGAGAGATATAGATACACGACATGCACAGGTGATGCAATCAAATTGTAGGTTCACTTGGTCTTACTTGACAgccaagaaaacaaagaaattgAGTCTGAATAGTTCCGAGTATATAACTTTAACGTGTAAACATAAGAATGCAAACTCTCAGTGAGCGTTGCGAGTGATCAAGCCCTCGAATATGACATAGAGGTCTCTGTTGTCACTTCCGAATATCTCTTCAGCTTTCCTAAGCGTTTcctgcaaaacaaaacaatgcGGATTGATTCCAAATCCAAGTTTCAAATCTGAAGaaaggcaaaaaaaaaggaCCGAGacagagagggagagagaattCTCCTTACATCTTTTGTTTGCTTGTGGGCATTAAGATCCTTCACATTTCCAAGAAATGCACCAAACTGCTCGTAAGATAACCGGCTCCTGATCAAGAATCAATAACAAGATGTACATATGTTACAGACAAATGCTACATTTTGCAATAAGTTATCAGATTAGGAGTCTTTTTTCACCTGACTTGTCGGAAGAACTCTTTCCCATCAACCCGAGTTCGTcctgaaaaaaaacagagataaTAAAACAAACTGTTAACACTTTGTGTTGTTGCCAAAACCTCCACAAGAAAAATCCTGGGTTTTGACTTACCGGTGTGGGATCCAGGCTCTGAGATTGAGATAGAAGATCTATTATCATCAAACATGCCTCTAGTAGTAGAGAAGGATACAGAATGGCGACGAGGGGAGATAGGTCTTGAAGTCGTTTTAGGGGTACTAGAAGCGGACAATGCTGGTGGAGAACCAGGAGGTGTAAGCCGAGGCGTAGCGGTCTGAGATACTAATGGAAGACTGTTCGATAAACTCGGTTTAGGAGCTGCGATTTCATACGACAATACTTAAGCGTTATTTACTTGTGAGTCAACACACATTAAGCAAAAAAAGCTTAATGGGCTTGAGAATTGAGATTTATTAACCTTCGTTTTCGTTGTCCACTGGAGCTGGCTCAACAGCTTCAGAAGCTTGAGATTGGATTGATGAATGTCTTGAAGGTTGAAATGGAGAATCTTCATCTGAAAATTCTCAACAagatttcacaaaaaaaagcTTTGCATTTTGATATAGTTGTAGaatcaaacaagaaaacaaaccaTACCGTTTGGTGTTGGCTTAGCAATGATTTGTGTTGTTCCTGCCTGTTAAAACCCAAAacataatcaattaaaaaaaaattcactttttAAGCAATTTTGAAGAAAGTGAAGTTACGTACATTTTGGTCGTCGTCTTGAAGAGACATCATAAGCGTCTTCCTGAACCCCTCAAGCTGCATCAATCAAAAATCCATTGAAACATCTCCATAAAGCTGAAATCTTTATTGCTAAAATTACAAGACCCAAGTCGAGTTTAAGTCCAAACTTTTACCTTAGAGACATCTCTCTGGAGTCTCTTGACAGTACTTGACAACGAAG contains these protein-coding regions:
- the BNAC01G41860D gene encoding uncharacterized protein At4g15545, encoding MSDVEQEEETSSAVRGSISFDLPEEVLQVLPSDPFEQLDVARKITSIALSTRVSALESESSDLRELLAEKDKEISELQSHVESLDASLSDALQKLSLAEDEKENLVRENSSLSSTVKRLQRDVSKLEGFRKTLMMSLQDDDQNAGTTQIIAKPTPNDEDSPFQPSRHSSIQSQASEAVEPAPVDNENEAPKPSLSNSLPLVSQTATPRLTPPGSPPALSASSTPKTTSRPISPRRHSVSFSTTRGMFDDNRSSISISEPGSHTGRTRVDGKEFFRQVRSRLSYEQFGAFLGNVKDLNAHKQTKDETLRKAEEIFGSDNRDLYVIFEGLITRNAH
- the LOC106380634 gene encoding UDP-glycosyltransferase 75D1-like, which encodes MSFINYKHTNIKKMSNDNDSSKSLTGPHFLFVTYPAQGHINPSLELAKRLAGTFIGARVTFAAPVAAYNRRMLSKENVLQNLTFATYSDGHDDGFRPSTSSDKSRQQSSRQYLSEMRRRGRETLTELIEDNRRQNRPFTCVVYTILLTWVAELAREFQIPSALLWVQPVTVFSIFYHYFNGYADAISEMADNNPSGIIKLPSLPLLRLRDLPSFIVPTNAYAFVLPAFREQIESLKQEETPKILVNSFQELEQEALTSVLDNFKIVPIGPLITSRTDSETDAEYVEWLDTKSDSSVLYISFGTLAVLSKKQLVELCKALIESRRPFLWVITDKSYRRSKEDVEEKEEEIISSFREELEEIGVVVSWCDQFRVLKHRSIGCYVTHCGWNSSLESLVAGVPVVAFPQWTDQMTNAKLLEDCWRTGVRVMEKKDEEEVLVESGEIRRCIEEVMEEKAEEFRRNAARWRDLAAETVREGGSSFNHLKAFVDEHM